From the genome of Lasioglossum baleicum chromosome 13, iyLasBale1, whole genome shotgun sequence, one region includes:
- the Hrs gene encoding hepatocyte growth factor regulated tyrosine kinase substrate isoform X2, which yields MFRSASTFDKLLDKATSHLQLEPDWVPILQICDLIRQNDVQPKAALAAIKKKITNPNPHVALYALLVLESCVKNCGSLIHDEVGTKEYMEQLAELVKTTTHDNVKLKTLELIQAWAHAFRNSPKYRAVQDTLNIMKTDGYTFPALKESDAMFSADTAPVWVDADVCHRCRVTFSIMQRKHHCRACGQVFCGQCSNRASTLPKFGIEKEVRVCETCYEQVNKTSAVQIKEADLPAEYLNSSLAQQQQVPPKKTAAELQEEEELNLAIALSQSEAELKEKEKKRTSGPIKTNTNTINRTTYSPPPSPGSSPSKLQEEEDIDPELAKYLNRKYWEQRQTAIEEHVSRVDVTSPSAPNISSPMPQKIVIAKQQNGEVDSQMEEFVSALRSQVEIFVNRMKSNSSRGRSIANDSSVQTLFLNITAMHSRLLRYIQEQDDSRVYYEGLQDKLTQMKDARAALDALREEHKEKLRRQAEEAERQRQMLMAQKLAIMRKKKQEYLQYQRQLALQKIQEQEREMQMRQEQQKQQYIMGGYQAVPGYMGPSQGSPVRHVQYQNPGTNYNPMSPTNQGYMYGQPTVKQYPPMQGYNMPPMNQMPAHMMGPIANQEQQPTDPSVQGHEALGRVTVSGPGMQTGGHQMGPPPTQPGPPGHMQQPAPGHIPPQQGPPPPIAQPGPPNQMGIPQVPPQGHMGPPTQMGPGAHGPPGQVVGLPPQVGPQQPGPQGSSMPPRVSNPPISSQETGPIQVPSGNAPGPILASNQTMQGPQGPNLPVMPQGMPPNPVSQGQPMQFQPPTQMPPTSNETVQVKENSKPETAELISFD from the exons ATGTTTCGTAGCGCATCCACCTTTGATAAATTATTGG ATAAAGCGACGAGTCATTTACAGCTTGAGCCTGACTGGGTCCCGATTCTTCAGATATGCGATTTAATCCGTCAAAACGACGTACA ACCTAAGGCAGCGCTCGCAGCAATCAAGAAGAAAATTACAAACCCTAATCCGCACGTAGCTTTGTACGCTCTATTG GTCTTGGAATCTTGTGTTAAAAATTGTGGCTCGTTAATTCACGATGAAGTTGGTACAAAAGAATACATGGAGCAGCTGGCAGAGCTAGTCAAAACAACCACTCACGACAACGTTAAGCTTAAGACTTTAGAATTGATTCAAGCCTGGGCGCACGCGTTCCGTAACAGCCCCAAATACAGGGCGGTGCAA GATACGCTGAATATTATGAAAACTGATGGATATACGTTCCCTGCTTTGAAAGAAAGCGACGCAATGTTCAGTGCCGATACAGCACCAGTATGGGTGGACGCCGATGTCTGTCATCGTTGTAGAGTTACTTTCAGTATAATGCAGAGAAAACATCACTGTAGAGCGTGTGGTCAAGTATTTTGTGGTCAATGTTCGAACAGGGCATCCACGTTGCCCAAGTTTGGAATTGAAAAAGAAGTTCGAGTTTGTGAAACTTGCTATGAGCAAGTGAACAA AACATCCGCGGTGCAAATCAAGGAAGCTGATTTACCTGCTGAGTATCTGAACAGCTCGTTGGCCCAGCAGCAACag GTTCCTCCTAAGAAAACAGCAGCAGAGCTTCAGGAAGAAGAGGAACTTAATCTGGCTATTGCCTTAAGTCAGAGCGAAGCGGAACTCaaggagaaagaaaagaaacgaacgTCTGGTCCGATAAAAACGAATACAAACACTATCAATAGGACAACGTATTCTCCACCGCCGTCACCC GGTTCGAGTCCATCGAAATTGCAAGAGGAAGAAGACATTGATCCAGAGCTCGCGAAGTATTTGAATCGAAAATATTGGGAGCAAAGACAAACCGCGATAGAGGAGCATGTTTCTCGGGTCGACGTCACTAGTCCTTCCGCTCCTAACATCAGTAGTCCAATGCCACAGAAGATTGTTATTGCAAAGCAACAAAATGGAGAAGTCGATAGCCAGATGGAGGAATTCGTTAGCGCCTTGAGATCTCAAGTGGAAATATTTGTTAATAGGATGAAGAGTAACTCGTCCCGAGGCCGATCGATTGCTAACGATAGTTCTGTTCAAACTTTGTTCTTAAATATCACTGCTATGCACTCGAG ATTGTTGAGGTACATCCAGGAACAAGACGACAGCAGAGTGTATTACGAAGGACTTCAGGATAAGCTGACGCAAATGAAGGACGCCAGGGCAGCTCTGGATGCTCTGCGGGAGGAGcataaagaaaaattgagaaGACAGGCGGAGGAGGCTGAAAGACAGCGACAAATGCTGATGGCTCAGAAGCTAGCCATCATGAGGAAGAAGAAACAAGAGTATCTACAATATCAGCGCCAATTGGCACTGCAGAAGATTCAGGAGCAAGAGAGAGAAATGCAGATGAGACAAGAACAGCAGAAACAACAGTACATAATGG GTGGTTACCAAGCTGTACCTGGCTACATGGGGCCGTCTCAAGGTTCCCCTGTTCGCCACGTTCAGTATCAAAATCCTGGGACTAATTACAATCCCATGTCGCCGACCAATCAAGGATACATGTATGGACAGCCTACTGTGAAACAGTATCCACCAATGCAAGGATACAACATGCCTCCAATGAACCAAATGCCGGCTCATATGATGGGACCAATAGCTAACCAAGAACAGCAACCGACTGATCCTTCTGTGCAGGGGCACGAAGCCTTGGGTCGAGTTACTGTGTCCGGTCCTGGAATG CAGACAGGTGGACACCAAATGGGACCGCCACCTACTCAGCCAGGACCACCGGGACACATGCAGCAGCCTGCACCAGGACATATTCCACCTCAACAGGGTCCTCCTCCTCCGATCGCGCAACCAGGACCGCCGAATCAAATGGGTATACCTCAGGTACCTCCCCAAGGGCATATGGGTCCTCCTACGCAAATGGGTCCTGGAGCACACGGTCCACCGGGTCAGGTGGTTGGTCTTCCGCCTCAAGTGGGCCCGCAGCAACCTGGACCTCAAGGATCTTCCATGCCACCTCGCGTTTCCAACCCTCCTATCTCGTCCCAGGAAACAGGTCCCATTCAGGTGCCGTCTGGAAACGCGCCTGGACCAATCCTGGCATCGAACCAAACGATGCAAGGTCCCCAAGGACCTAATCTACCTGTGATGCCTCAGGGCATGCCGCCAAACCCGGTTTCCCAAGGTCAACCGATGCAATTTCAACCACCAACTCAAATGCCACCTACATCGAACGAAACCGTGCAAGTGAAAGAGAACTCGAAGCCTGAAACAGCGGAGTTAATTTCCTTTGATTGA
- the Hrs gene encoding hepatocyte growth factor regulated tyrosine kinase substrate isoform X1: MFRSASTFDKLLDKATSHLQLEPDWVPILQICDLIRQNDVQPKAALAAIKKKITNPNPHVALYALLVLESCVKNCGSLIHDEVGTKEYMEQLAELVKTTTHDNVKLKTLELIQAWAHAFRNSPKYRAVQDTLNIMKTDGYTFPALKESDAMFSADTAPVWVDADVCHRCRVTFSIMQRKHHCRACGQVFCGQCSNRASTLPKFGIEKEVRVCETCYEQVNKTSAVQIKEADLPAEYLNSSLAQQQQVPPKKTAAELQEEEELNLAIALSQSEAELKEKEKKRTSGPIKTNTNTINRTTYSPPPSPGSSPSKLQEEEDIDPELAKYLNRKYWEQRQTAIEEHVSRVDVTSPSAPNISSPMPQKIVIAKQQNGEVDSQMEEFVSALRSQVEIFVNRMKSNSSRGRSIANDSSVQTLFLNITAMHSRLLRYIQEQDDSRVYYEGLQDKLTQMKDARAALDALREEHKEKLRRQAEEAERQRQMLMAQKLAIMRKKKQEYLQYQRQLALQKIQEQEREMQMRQEQQKQQYIMGGYQAVPGYMGPSQGSPVRHVQYQNPGTNYNPMSPTNQGYMYGQPTVKQYPPMQGYNMPPMNQMPAHMMGPIANQEQQPTDPSVQGHEALGRVTVSGPGMMSQMTNPIPQLQQTGGHQMGPPPTQPGPPGHMQQPAPGHIPPQQGPPPPIAQPGPPNQMGIPQVPPQGHMGPPTQMGPGAHGPPGQVVGLPPQVGPQQPGPQGSSMPPRVSNPPISSQETGPIQVPSGNAPGPILASNQTMQGPQGPNLPVMPQGMPPNPVSQGQPMQFQPPTQMPPTSNETVQVKENSKPETAELISFD; encoded by the exons ATGTTTCGTAGCGCATCCACCTTTGATAAATTATTGG ATAAAGCGACGAGTCATTTACAGCTTGAGCCTGACTGGGTCCCGATTCTTCAGATATGCGATTTAATCCGTCAAAACGACGTACA ACCTAAGGCAGCGCTCGCAGCAATCAAGAAGAAAATTACAAACCCTAATCCGCACGTAGCTTTGTACGCTCTATTG GTCTTGGAATCTTGTGTTAAAAATTGTGGCTCGTTAATTCACGATGAAGTTGGTACAAAAGAATACATGGAGCAGCTGGCAGAGCTAGTCAAAACAACCACTCACGACAACGTTAAGCTTAAGACTTTAGAATTGATTCAAGCCTGGGCGCACGCGTTCCGTAACAGCCCCAAATACAGGGCGGTGCAA GATACGCTGAATATTATGAAAACTGATGGATATACGTTCCCTGCTTTGAAAGAAAGCGACGCAATGTTCAGTGCCGATACAGCACCAGTATGGGTGGACGCCGATGTCTGTCATCGTTGTAGAGTTACTTTCAGTATAATGCAGAGAAAACATCACTGTAGAGCGTGTGGTCAAGTATTTTGTGGTCAATGTTCGAACAGGGCATCCACGTTGCCCAAGTTTGGAATTGAAAAAGAAGTTCGAGTTTGTGAAACTTGCTATGAGCAAGTGAACAA AACATCCGCGGTGCAAATCAAGGAAGCTGATTTACCTGCTGAGTATCTGAACAGCTCGTTGGCCCAGCAGCAACag GTTCCTCCTAAGAAAACAGCAGCAGAGCTTCAGGAAGAAGAGGAACTTAATCTGGCTATTGCCTTAAGTCAGAGCGAAGCGGAACTCaaggagaaagaaaagaaacgaacgTCTGGTCCGATAAAAACGAATACAAACACTATCAATAGGACAACGTATTCTCCACCGCCGTCACCC GGTTCGAGTCCATCGAAATTGCAAGAGGAAGAAGACATTGATCCAGAGCTCGCGAAGTATTTGAATCGAAAATATTGGGAGCAAAGACAAACCGCGATAGAGGAGCATGTTTCTCGGGTCGACGTCACTAGTCCTTCCGCTCCTAACATCAGTAGTCCAATGCCACAGAAGATTGTTATTGCAAAGCAACAAAATGGAGAAGTCGATAGCCAGATGGAGGAATTCGTTAGCGCCTTGAGATCTCAAGTGGAAATATTTGTTAATAGGATGAAGAGTAACTCGTCCCGAGGCCGATCGATTGCTAACGATAGTTCTGTTCAAACTTTGTTCTTAAATATCACTGCTATGCACTCGAG ATTGTTGAGGTACATCCAGGAACAAGACGACAGCAGAGTGTATTACGAAGGACTTCAGGATAAGCTGACGCAAATGAAGGACGCCAGGGCAGCTCTGGATGCTCTGCGGGAGGAGcataaagaaaaattgagaaGACAGGCGGAGGAGGCTGAAAGACAGCGACAAATGCTGATGGCTCAGAAGCTAGCCATCATGAGGAAGAAGAAACAAGAGTATCTACAATATCAGCGCCAATTGGCACTGCAGAAGATTCAGGAGCAAGAGAGAGAAATGCAGATGAGACAAGAACAGCAGAAACAACAGTACATAATGG GTGGTTACCAAGCTGTACCTGGCTACATGGGGCCGTCTCAAGGTTCCCCTGTTCGCCACGTTCAGTATCAAAATCCTGGGACTAATTACAATCCCATGTCGCCGACCAATCAAGGATACATGTATGGACAGCCTACTGTGAAACAGTATCCACCAATGCAAGGATACAACATGCCTCCAATGAACCAAATGCCGGCTCATATGATGGGACCAATAGCTAACCAAGAACAGCAACCGACTGATCCTTCTGTGCAGGGGCACGAAGCCTTGGGTCGAGTTACTGTGTCCGGTCCTGGAATG ATGTCTCAAATGACAAATCCCATACCGCAACTACAGCAGACAGGTGGACACCAAATGGGACCGCCACCTACTCAGCCAGGACCACCGGGACACATGCAGCAGCCTGCACCAGGACATATTCCACCTCAACAGGGTCCTCCTCCTCCGATCGCGCAACCAGGACCGCCGAATCAAATGGGTATACCTCAGGTACCTCCCCAAGGGCATATGGGTCCTCCTACGCAAATGGGTCCTGGAGCACACGGTCCACCGGGTCAGGTGGTTGGTCTTCCGCCTCAAGTGGGCCCGCAGCAACCTGGACCTCAAGGATCTTCCATGCCACCTCGCGTTTCCAACCCTCCTATCTCGTCCCAGGAAACAGGTCCCATTCAGGTGCCGTCTGGAAACGCGCCTGGACCAATCCTGGCATCGAACCAAACGATGCAAGGTCCCCAAGGACCTAATCTACCTGTGATGCCTCAGGGCATGCCGCCAAACCCGGTTTCCCAAGGTCAACCGATGCAATTTCAACCACCAACTCAAATGCCACCTACATCGAACGAAACCGTGCAAGTGAAAGAGAACTCGAAGCCTGAAACAGCGGAGTTAATTTCCTTTGATTGA